TTAACCTATCACTAATTTCTGTGGTTACCGGAACGTCTTGTAAACTAGACGGATGATTTTGGATAGATTTCCATCTACAAATGACCATATGTATGTGCTAAACGATCCAAATTCATCTACAATAGCAAAATACGCCTTCGCGTTGGTAATAACGGCTTGTATTTTAAGCTTGTTTCTCACAATTCCTTCATTATTCATCAGCTCTGCTATTTTCTTGTCATCGTAGGCAATAATTTTGGATGGCTCGAATTGATCGAAAGCTAGACGATAGTTCTCTCTTTTTTTTAAGATGGTGTACCAACTAAGTCCTGCTTGAGACCTTCCATTTTATATATTCAAAGAGTAACCGATCATCGTAGACTGGTACGCCCCATTCCCATGATAATCGATGTACAAATCTTGATTACCCCACATCTTTACTTTTCCTCCTTACGAAAACGTTCTTTTGTTATCATATCGAATGTTAAACCGGTAAGCAAGAATTAATACTAAAAAAGCACCTATGCTTCATGATAAGCAAAGGTGCTTTTCCTAAAAACCTAACCTACTACTCTGCTCTTACTCAACGACTGCAATCGCTTCAATCTCTACTAGCGCACCTTTAGGCAAGGCAGCAACTTGTACGCAACTACGTGCAGGAGCAGCTTGTTGAAAATATGTATGATAGGCTTCATTTACTTTGGCAAAGTCGTTCAAATCCTGAACAAATACAGTCGTTTTCACTACATTCTTCAAGCTTGTACCCGCTTCTTCTAAGATAGCCTGCAAATTCTTCATCGCTTGATGAGTCTGTTCTTCTACTGTTTCAAATAGGTCTGCGGTACCTGGCTTAAACCCTAATTGACCTGAAGTATAAGCCATGCCATTTACTACAATAGCTTGTGAGTATGGTCCAATAGCTTGAGGTGCTTTTTCGGTATGAATAACCTGTCTGTTCATTATTGATCCTCCCCTAGATTCTTTACTCTTCGATCATTTTGCTACATTCCCCGCTATATTAAGCACATCCCATGTTCGGGAAAATGGTGGAGAGTAGCATAGATCAAGCATTCCTAAATCTTCAGTTGTCATCTTGTTGTGAATGCAGCTGCGAGCACATCAACCCGTAAGACAGCCCCTTGTTTCCCAATGATTTGTCCACCAAGAATGACCTTTGTCTTTGCATCATAATCAGTTTCACATGAATGTCTACCTGACCCGGATAATAATTGTCTGATTTTGTCAGAATATGATTGTGTTATAGGAAAGCCCCAGCTCCTTTGCTTCCTTTCTGAAAGTCCTGTACGACCTGCTTCCAAATCTAGTACCTTATGCAGGCAGAGCCTAATGTTCCGGGAAAATGGCTGTTATGACCCACAAGATTTTCTCCTACAATGCGCCCTAGTTTATTGGCTGTGGTGGCTAACGGGATGTAGACTGATTGCTTTTTTTA
This is a stretch of genomic DNA from Brevibacillus laterosporus DSM 25. It encodes these proteins:
- a CDS encoding RidA family protein — protein: MNRQVIHTEKAPQAIGPYSQAIVVNGMAYTSGQLGFKPGTADLFETVEEQTHQAMKNLQAILEEAGTSLKNVVKTTVFVQDLNDFAKVNEAYHTYFQQAAPARSCVQVAALPKGALVEIEAIAVVE